In the genome of Eschrichtius robustus isolate mEscRob2 chromosome 12, mEscRob2.pri, whole genome shotgun sequence, one region contains:
- the LOC137773683 gene encoding olfactory receptor 10C1-like encodes MSLNCSLWQDNSVSVKHFAFAKFSEVTEQCFLLFTLILLMFSASLTGNALIALAIWTNPVLHTPMYFFLANLSLLEIGYTCSVIPKMLQSLVSEVQGVSQKGCATQMFFFTLFGISECCLLAAMALDRYVAICSPLHYATRMSRGVCVHLAMVSWGVGCIVGLGQTNYIFSLNFCGPCEIDHFFCDLPPILALACGDTSHNEAAVFAVAILCISSPFLLIIASYSRILAAVLIMPSPEGRQKALSTCSSHLFVVTLFYGSGSVTYLMPKASHSPGMDKLLALFYTVVTPMLNPIIYSLRNNEVKAALWRTLGKKKVLTHG; translated from the coding sequence ATGAGCCTCAATTGTTCCTTGTGGCAGGACAACAGCGTGTCTGTGAAACACTTTGCATTTGCCAAATTCTCTGAGGTCACCGAACagtgtttccttttatttacccTCATCCTACTCATGTTCTCAGCATCACTGACAGGCAATGCTCTCATAGCCCTTGCCATCTGGACCAACCCGGTCCTCCATACCCCCATGTACTTCTTCCTGGCCAACTTGTCTCTTTTGGAGATTGGCTACACTTGCTCTGTCATACCCAAGATGCTGCAGAGCCTTGTGAGTGAGGTCCAAGGAGTCTCCCAGAAGGGTTGCGCTACACAGATGTTTTTCTTTACATTATTTGGTATCAGTGAGTGCTGTCTTTTGGCAGCCATGGCTTTGGACCGTTATGTGGCCATATGCTCCCCACTTCACTATGCAACACGAATGAGTCGTGGAGTGTGTGTCcatttggcaatggtttcttggGGAGTGGGATGCATTGTAGGCTTGGGCCAGACCAactatattttctctttgaactTCTGTGGCCCCTGTGAAATAGACCACTTCTTCTGTGACCTCCCCCCTATCCTGGCACTAGCCTGTGGGGATACATCCCATAATGAGGCTGCAGTCTTTGCTGTGGCCATCCTTTGCATTTCCAGCCCATTTTTATTAATCATTGCTTCTTACAGCAGAATTCTAGCTGCTGTGCTGATCATGCCCTCCCCTGAAGGCCGCCAAAAAGCTCTTTCCACCTGCTCTTCCCACCTATTTGTAGTAACACTCTTCTATGGCTCAGGATCTGTCACCTACTTAATGCCCAAGGCTAGCCATTCACCAGGGATGGATAAACTCCTGGCCCTCTTCTATACAGTGGTGACTCCCATGCTCAATCCTATCATCTATAGTTTACGGAACAACGAAGTCAAGGCAGCTCTTTGGAGAACTCTGGGTAAGAAAAAAGTTTTGACTCATGGGTAG